tttaatgttttcattaaactCTTAGTGATCATTCATTCAGAGTGTGCACCGAGATCGAATTGAAAAATACAaaggaacaaaaaaaaacccaaaaaacaaCCCTGGCAATAATGTCGAGCTCTTAGGTAAATATTGAGACCTGGTAATTGATAGTGGGCTTCCGTAGTCTCTGCTCTGGGATACCACACGTACGAGTATAATACCTGTTGGACCAAGTGATAAGACTTGGGGGATTGAAAACTGCTGAGGCAGTACTTTTTATAGTGGTGGTTTTTATGCTATGAGAAAGTCTTGTCTATAGGAAAGATACAACCAAAAtagagtgactatagaattTCAGTTAGGCGGCACCgtgtttttaattttacatttctcaTAGTGTTTGTTCTAAATTACTCGAAACAAGATACATACACTGATAGCACGCATGCGCATACAAGCacatgaaatgatacattttatgtcactgAGAGCACAAATACACACCAGTAGAGTAAACAATGAAGATTTGTGTtccagtgagataaaatgtatcatttcttGTGTATCCGTGTGATTTGTACCAAAACCTCGTGTGGGATGTAAAAAAAACGCCGTGTCACCTAATTTGAACTCAAATAGTCACTTTAATTTGTAAGTAAAAGAATGATCATAGTATACCCTCATGATGAAACTATTGATGCAAGAATCTGAAAATGAAACAGTGGCGTTCAAAGAAAGTGTATCTGTGCAGTGACAAGGACAATTATTGTACAcaaaagtttgaaagaaataatCTCCATTTTCACTTTCCATCCCTTTCCCATGCTCCTGTACAATTGGTCGTTATAGTATGACATCATAGCCGCCTGATGTGACGTCACAAATCATTGCGGTAAAGAAACTTTCTATGCATGTATGACAACTCCCCTTGTTTCTCAGTAAAATAAATCGCCTCGTCTCTCTACGTCCAAATCGGACATGATTATAGAAACACTTTCTAAGTGCGCACAACTCACCTTGTTTCTCAGCAATGTAAAACGTCCCCCGTACCTGATCGAACAGATCACTGTCATCTCCTTGGACGTATACTGACACTTCATACTCGTCAAAGTCCTCCATCGTTATATTttggaaaaataaatttgtgatAATGTTTTGTCCGCTGATACTTAAAAACACACAGTACTGTCCTATACATGACGACAACCCGTCCAGGCGAGACATATTTATGAAGTCTTCTTGAAGTATTATATCTGAGTCGTACCGCATTAAAGTCACTGTGATCATATCTGTGTCGGTTACGTGGCGGTAGTTCACAAAAATTGTTGTAGCAACGAAGGGTGTGCCGACAGCGATATTATAACCTATCGGAACTTGAACCAGATTTGTCATTTTCACACCGTCTGCAGAACTCATTGGCGTACCTAACGATGGAAATACAACACAGACAACAAATTAATAATTCATGCGATACCACTGTGAAAGATAGCTATGCAACGCAGCACAAGCACAAAGTACTTAGTCGAAGTCTTACAACTTTGAGTTCGTTCTTTTTCTTCCTTGAgatgagagagacagagagacagagagggacagagagagtgacagacagagagacagagagggacagagagagtgacagacagacagacagacagacagacacacacacacacacacagagacagacaaacagaggtATTCTAAACTCGACGTTGAATATTGAACAGAATAATGACATTCcaaaatgatttcatttgttGGAATTGTGTTGAACATTTATAAGTTTCGAAGTAGTACTTTTTTGCAAGAACGAGAGAGGGAATGTaagtaagaaaga
This is a stretch of genomic DNA from Glandiceps talaboti chromosome 9, keGlaTala1.1, whole genome shotgun sequence. It encodes these proteins:
- the LOC144440268 gene encoding uncharacterized protein LOC144440268 — protein: MYNSVGIWMMFFPVMVFAGTPMSSADGVKMTNLVQVPIGYNIAVGTPFVATTIFVNYRHVTDTDMITVTLMRYDSDIILQEDFINMSRLDGLSSCIGQYCVFLSISGQNIITNLFFQNITMEDFDEYEVSVYVQGDDSDLFDQVRGTFYIAEKQDAKATTSNTVSECKCKAPKERRTKNRKRGRSKSHRRGHGAGKRNNRKRD